Proteins encoded together in one Flavobacterium keumense window:
- a CDS encoding nuclear transport factor 2 family protein produces MKHFVIIAFGFLVLNSNAGFAQISDSKKAINVVLDSWHSAASEANFKGYFELMTADAVFVGTDAKENWNRSAFEAFAKPYFDKGKAWSFSALERHIYFDTTGNTAWFDELLSTQMKICRGSGVVVKIGNQWKIKHYVLSMTIPNENVNEVVQIKTTIEEPIIQQLRSKS; encoded by the coding sequence ATGAAACATTTTGTAATCATTGCTTTTGGATTTTTGGTTTTGAATTCTAATGCTGGTTTTGCTCAAATTTCAGATTCAAAAAAAGCAATTAATGTAGTTTTAGATTCTTGGCATAGCGCTGCCTCAGAAGCTAATTTTAAAGGGTATTTTGAATTGATGACAGCCGATGCTGTTTTTGTAGGAACTGATGCCAAAGAAAATTGGAATCGATCTGCTTTTGAGGCCTTTGCAAAACCGTATTTCGATAAAGGTAAAGCGTGGTCATTTTCGGCATTAGAAAGGCATATTTATTTTGATACTACTGGAAATACGGCTTGGTTTGATGAGTTATTATCTACACAGATGAAGATTTGCAGGGGTTCCGGAGTAGTAGTAAAGATAGGGAATCAATGGAAAATAAAGCACTATGTCTTGTCCATGACTATTCCTAATGAGAATGTTAACGAAGTGGTTCAAATTAAAACTACAATTGAGGAACCGATAATTCAACAGTTGCGTTCTAAATCATAA
- the trmB gene encoding tRNA (guanosine(46)-N7)-methyltransferase TrmB translates to MGSKNKLKRFKENETFSNVFQPTREEVVGNLFPLRGKWNADFFKNENPIVLELGCGKGEYSVGLAEKYPNKNFIGIDIKGARFWRGAKTAVESGLHNVAFVRTQIELIDHIFAENEVDEIWITFPDPQIKYKRTKHRMTNSQFLQLYKKILKKDGVMNLKTDSEFMHGYTLGLLHGEGHEVLYANHNVYKNEGSPEEVTAFQTFYEKQYLEINKAITYIRFKIK, encoded by the coding sequence GTGGGAAGTAAAAATAAATTAAAAAGATTCAAGGAAAACGAAACATTCAGCAATGTTTTTCAGCCAACAAGAGAAGAGGTAGTGGGGAATTTATTTCCATTGAGAGGGAAATGGAATGCTGATTTTTTTAAAAATGAAAATCCGATAGTGTTAGAATTAGGCTGTGGTAAAGGAGAATATTCTGTTGGTTTAGCCGAAAAATATCCTAACAAAAACTTTATTGGAATTGATATTAAAGGGGCGCGTTTTTGGCGTGGTGCTAAAACGGCTGTAGAATCTGGATTACATAATGTAGCTTTCGTTCGAACTCAAATTGAGCTTATCGATCATATTTTTGCTGAAAATGAAGTAGATGAAATTTGGATTACTTTCCCAGACCCACAAATTAAATACAAACGCACAAAACACAGAATGACTAATTCACAGTTTTTGCAATTGTATAAAAAAATCCTGAAGAAAGACGGGGTAATGAATCTGAAAACGGATAGTGAATTCATGCATGGATATACTCTTGGCTTATTGCATGGCGAAGGTCACGAGGTGTTGTATGCGAATCATAATGTGTACAAAAATGAAGGAAGTCCTGAAGAGGTAACTGCTTTTCAAACCTTTTATGAAAAACAATATTTAGAAATTAACAAAGCAATTACGTATATTCGATTTAAAATAAAATAG
- a CDS encoding LysE family transporter — translation MILITALFFGFVSAVIGILPPGLINMTAAKVNIKEGKRSALSFVTGAILVIFFQVYLAILFAQFIGERPQVVVLLREVGCGIFSLLTIYFLAIAKTPKKIKGKIKKQRISTRFFLGMLLSALNFFPIPYYVLVSLSLASYGWFSFETLSIFIFVFGAVLGSFLVFYSYISFFSKIESKTDFFMRNMNKIIGSITGVITLITLFNIVKYYLK, via the coding sequence ATGATTCTAATTACCGCATTGTTTTTTGGATTTGTTAGCGCTGTTATAGGAATTCTTCCGCCGGGATTAATTAATATGACAGCAGCTAAAGTCAATATAAAAGAGGGTAAACGTTCTGCGTTATCCTTCGTAACTGGAGCTATTTTGGTTATCTTCTTTCAAGTGTATTTAGCAATTCTATTTGCACAATTTATTGGAGAACGGCCTCAAGTAGTAGTATTGTTAAGAGAAGTAGGTTGTGGTATTTTTTCCCTTTTGACAATTTATTTCTTGGCTATAGCCAAAACGCCTAAAAAAATAAAAGGGAAAATTAAAAAACAACGCATTTCCACCCGATTCTTTTTAGGAATGTTGTTGTCAGCTTTGAATTTTTTCCCCATTCCATATTATGTTTTGGTAAGTTTGTCCTTGGCTTCTTATGGATGGTTTTCTTTCGAAACACTTTCTATATTTATTTTTGTATTTGGAGCTGTGTTGGGGTCTTTCCTTGTCTTCTATAGTTATATTTCGTTTTTTAGTAAAATTGAAAGCAAAACGGATTTTTTTATGCGAAATATGAATAAAATTATCGGGAGTATAACAGGTGTAATTACTTTGATTACGTTATTTAATATTGTCAAATACTATTTGAAATAA
- a CDS encoding MGMT family protein, translated as MTKSNDNFFERVYEIVRQIPYGKVTSYGAIAKALGTARSARMVGWAMNASHHLEDVPAHRVVNRKGLLTGKLHFDGTHLMQQLLENEGVEVRENQIVNFENHFWEPEVQK; from the coding sequence ATGACAAAGTCTAACGATAATTTTTTCGAACGGGTGTATGAAATAGTAAGGCAAATTCCTTACGGGAAAGTTACTTCCTATGGCGCTATTGCAAAGGCATTGGGGACAGCACGTTCAGCAAGAATGGTGGGTTGGGCGATGAATGCTTCTCATCATTTAGAAGATGTTCCAGCGCATCGTGTGGTCAATAGAAAAGGATTGTTGACAGGAAAATTACATTTTGACGGAACCCATTTAATGCAACAATTATTAGAAAATGAAGGCGTTGAAGTTCGAGAAAACCAAATTGTAAATTTTGAAAATCATTTTTGGGAACCAGAAGTGCAAAAATAG
- a CDS encoding Mrp/NBP35 family ATP-binding protein, producing MKLDRKEILKALETISIAGEGKNMVESGAVTNVITFGDEVVVDLVLNSPAMHIKKRAEDDIKKTIHDLVSPEAKIKVNTKVEVADKPEIKGKAIPGIKNIIAVASGKGGVGKSTTTANLAVSLARMGFSVGVLDADVYGPSMPIMFDVEEEKPISIEVDGKSKMKPIESYEVKILSIGFFTSPSQAVIWRGPMAAKALNQMIFDADWGELDFMLIDLPPGTGDIHLSIMQSLPITGAVVVSTPQAVALADAKKGVAMFLSEAINVPVLGIIENMAYFTPEELPNNKYYIFGQEGAKNLATDLNVPFLGEVPIVQSIREAGDYGRPAAMQEGSVIESVFQEITRNVVQQTVNRNESLPATEAIKITTMAGCSAVKK from the coding sequence ATGAAATTAGATAGAAAAGAGATTCTTAAGGCTTTAGAAACAATTTCGATTGCTGGTGAAGGGAAAAATATGGTCGAGAGCGGAGCGGTTACTAATGTAATTACTTTTGGAGATGAGGTAGTAGTTGATTTAGTATTGAATTCTCCGGCAATGCATATTAAAAAAAGAGCCGAAGACGATATCAAAAAAACAATTCACGATTTGGTTTCACCAGAAGCCAAAATCAAAGTAAATACCAAGGTAGAAGTGGCTGATAAACCTGAAATTAAAGGAAAAGCCATTCCGGGAATTAAAAATATTATTGCTGTAGCTTCTGGAAAAGGAGGGGTAGGTAAATCTACAACTACAGCTAATTTAGCGGTTTCTTTAGCTAGAATGGGATTTTCTGTTGGTGTTTTGGATGCTGATGTTTACGGACCTTCTATGCCAATCATGTTTGATGTGGAAGAGGAAAAACCGATTTCAATTGAGGTGGATGGAAAATCTAAAATGAAACCAATTGAAAGCTATGAAGTCAAAATTTTATCTATTGGATTCTTTACTTCACCAAGCCAAGCAGTAATTTGGCGTGGGCCAATGGCCGCTAAAGCATTGAACCAAATGATTTTTGATGCTGATTGGGGCGAATTGGATTTCATGTTGATTGATTTACCACCAGGAACGGGAGATATTCATCTTTCAATTATGCAATCGTTGCCTATTACAGGTGCGGTCGTGGTGAGTACACCTCAAGCGGTTGCTTTGGCTGATGCCAAAAAAGGGGTGGCAATGTTTTTATCCGAAGCCATCAATGTGCCTGTTTTGGGAATCATTGAAAACATGGCCTATTTTACACCTGAAGAATTACCAAATAATAAATACTACATTTTTGGACAAGAAGGAGCTAAAAATTTGGCTACCGACTTAAATGTGCCTTTCCTTGGCGAAGTGCCAATTGTTCAATCAATTCGTGAAGCAGGAGATTACGGTCGCCCTGCGGCAATGCAAGAAGGGTCTGTAATCGAATCTGTTTTCCAGGAAATTACTCGAAATGTAGTCCAACAAACCGTAAATAGAAATGAAAGTTTGCCTGCAACCGAAGCAATTAAAATTACAACAATGGCGGGTTGTTCAGCAGTTAAAAAATAA
- a CDS encoding NifU family protein encodes MTTEEVMANVLKALDEIRPFLNSDGGDISLIAIEEDKHVKVRLEGACTSCSVNQMTLKAGVETTIKKYVPQIETVENVL; translated from the coding sequence ATGACAACAGAAGAAGTAATGGCGAATGTGCTTAAAGCCTTAGACGAAATTAGACCATTTTTGAATTCAGATGGCGGTGACATTTCGTTAATCGCAATAGAAGAAGATAAGCATGTAAAAGTGCGTTTGGAAGGGGCATGTACTAGCTGTAGTGTCAATCAAATGACTTTAAAAGCAGGAGTAGAAACTACGATAAAAAAATATGTGCCTCAAATAGAAACAGTAGAGAACGTGCTGTAA
- a CDS encoding 2Fe-2S iron-sulfur cluster-binding protein, with amino-acid sequence MDVLIKIKDREGVVHELQAPTDMAMNIMELCKAYELPVEGTCGGMAMCASCQCYVLNDVPLPEKGDDEEAMLSEAFYVKSNSRLGCQIPITEELDGLELELAPES; translated from the coding sequence ATGGACGTTTTAATTAAAATTAAAGATAGAGAGGGAGTGGTTCATGAATTGCAAGCGCCAACCGATATGGCGATGAACATCATGGAATTGTGTAAAGCGTATGAGCTTCCAGTTGAAGGAACTTGTGGCGGAATGGCAATGTGTGCTTCTTGTCAATGTTATGTTTTAAACGATGTGCCTTTGCCAGAAAAAGGTGATGACGAAGAGGCAATGCTGTCTGAAGCATTTTATGTGAAATCAAATAGTCGTTTGGGTTGTCAAATCCCAATTACCGAAGAATTAGACGGATTGGAGTTGGAATTGGCTCCAGAGAGTTAA
- a CDS encoding DUF3050 domain-containing protein produces MNIESINQSIQSQKDILLHHPLYQKVQTIEDLHHFLESHVYAVWDFMSLLKALQSKLTCTSTPWFPTVNTETRYLINEIVTAEESDLTLDGHRQSHFEMYLEAMQDCGANTAEVEQFLTSIRSLNNIFVAIKTSELHPNIKAFLDFTFRVIEEGKTHEIAAAFTFGREDLIPSMFTAILKNFQASFPETDLRKLIYYFERHIELDADEHGPMAMQMISELCSTDAQKWKEVEVVSILALEKRIGLWDAIEESISLKTAMV; encoded by the coding sequence ATGAATATCGAGAGCATTAACCAAAGTATTCAATCTCAAAAAGATATCTTACTACACCATCCTTTATATCAAAAAGTTCAAACTATTGAGGACTTACACCATTTTCTAGAAAGCCATGTATATGCCGTTTGGGATTTTATGTCTTTACTAAAAGCCTTACAATCCAAACTAACTTGTACATCAACGCCTTGGTTCCCTACAGTCAATACCGAAACCCGTTATTTAATCAACGAAATTGTTACTGCCGAAGAAAGTGATTTAACTCTAGATGGTCACCGTCAAAGTCATTTCGAAATGTACTTAGAAGCGATGCAAGACTGTGGTGCAAACACAGCTGAAGTTGAGCAATTTTTGACAAGTATTCGTTCGTTGAACAATATATTTGTAGCGATTAAAACAAGTGAGTTACACCCCAACATCAAAGCCTTTTTAGACTTTACTTTCAGAGTAATTGAAGAAGGTAAAACTCATGAAATAGCAGCTGCTTTCACTTTTGGAAGAGAAGATTTAATTCCGAGTATGTTTACTGCCATTTTGAAAAACTTCCAAGCTAGTTTCCCTGAAACCGATTTACGAAAACTAATCTATTATTTTGAAAGACATATCGAATTGGATGCAGATGAACACGGCCCAATGGCTATGCAAATGATTTCAGAATTGTGCAGCACTGACGCCCAAAAATGGAAAGAAGTAGAGGTGGTTTCTATTCTTGCATTAGAAAAACGCATCGGCCTTTGGGACGCCATTGAGGAAAGTATTTCTTTGAAGACAGCAATGGTTTAG
- a CDS encoding tRNA1(Val) (adenine(37)-N6)-methyltransferase: MSKFQFKQFSLEQDRCAMKIGTDGVLLGAWAPLSHQPFSILDIGTGTGIIALMLAQRSNAEQIDALEIEENAYEQATDNFEASPWNERLFCFHAGLDEFMEEPEDDPSDSELAQQYDLIVSNPPFYAEDYKTNDNQRDLARFQDALPFEDLIEAADLLLSENGILAVIIPFKEEARFLALAHEFELYPTHITRVKGTPTTETKRSLLALSRNKIDNSTIDELVIEIDRHEYTPEYIALTKDFYIKM, translated from the coding sequence ATGTCAAAATTCCAATTCAAACAATTCTCGCTTGAACAAGACCGTTGCGCAATGAAAATTGGAACGGATGGCGTTTTACTTGGTGCTTGGGCGCCACTATCTCACCAACCATTCTCGATTTTAGACATTGGAACTGGAACTGGAATTATTGCTTTAATGCTTGCGCAACGCTCTAATGCCGAACAAATTGACGCTTTAGAAATCGAAGAAAACGCATATGAACAAGCAACAGATAATTTCGAAGCTTCACCTTGGAACGAACGCTTATTTTGTTTTCATGCTGGCTTAGACGAATTTATGGAAGAGCCAGAAGATGACCCGAGCGATAGCGAACTGGCACAGCAGTACGATTTGATTGTATCCAATCCGCCGTTCTATGCCGAAGATTATAAAACCAATGATAATCAACGTGATTTAGCACGCTTTCAAGACGCACTCCCTTTTGAAGATTTGATTGAAGCAGCTGATTTACTACTGTCTGAAAACGGAATTTTGGCCGTCATTATCCCTTTCAAAGAAGAAGCACGATTTTTGGCATTAGCCCATGAATTTGAATTGTACCCAACCCATATTACCCGAGTAAAAGGGACTCCGACTACTGAAACCAAGCGTAGTTTGTTGGCTTTAAGCCGAAACAAAATTGACAATAGCACAATTGACGAACTCGTTATTGAAATAGATCGTCACGAATACACCCCAGAATACATAGCACTTACAAAAGATTTTTACATAAAAATGTAA
- the rimM gene encoding ribosome maturation factor RimM (Essential for efficient processing of 16S rRNA): protein MRKEDCFYLGKIAKKFSFKGEVLAYLDTDEPELYENLESVFVECNKHLIPFFIENASFHKNDFLRIRFEDVNTEEEAEALLGNDLYLPLSMLPKLTGNKFYFHEVIGFEVEDQRLGVVGKIQSINDSTAQPLFEVLNRGVEILIPMIDHFLVKVDRENKKVVMNLPEGLIEMYL, encoded by the coding sequence ATGCGTAAAGAAGATTGTTTCTATTTAGGTAAAATCGCTAAAAAATTTAGTTTCAAGGGAGAAGTCTTAGCCTATTTAGACACAGACGAACCCGAGCTATACGAAAATCTGGAATCAGTGTTTGTTGAATGCAACAAACACTTGATTCCTTTTTTTATTGAAAATGCTTCTTTTCATAAAAACGACTTTCTTAGAATTCGTTTTGAAGATGTCAATACCGAAGAAGAGGCCGAAGCCCTTTTAGGTAATGACCTTTACCTCCCTTTAAGTATGTTGCCTAAATTAACAGGTAACAAGTTTTATTTTCACGAAGTAATTGGATTTGAAGTAGAAGACCAGCGTCTTGGCGTGGTCGGCAAAATTCAATCCATCAACGATTCTACCGCACAACCTCTTTTTGAAGTACTCAACAGGGGTGTTGAAATTTTAATTCCAATGATTGACCATTTTTTGGTAAAAGTTGATCGGGAAAACAAAAAAGTGGTGATGAATTTACCCGAAGGTTTGATTGAAATGTACCTTTAA
- a CDS encoding 30S ribosomal protein S16, protein MSVKIRLQRHGKKGKPFYWVVAADARSKRDGKYLEKIGTYNPNTNPATVELDLDSAVKWLHNGAQPTDTAKAILSYKGALLKHHLDGGVRKGALTQEQADAKLAAWLEEKAAKVNAKKDGLSKAQADVKAKALKAEKEVNAKRIAAAAQAEADAIAAATPAVEEEVAEEVTEAQEEVAVEAVAEEVATEEAPAVEETPAAEEGNEATEA, encoded by the coding sequence ATGTCAGTAAAAATTAGATTACAAAGACACGGTAAAAAAGGAAAACCTTTTTACTGGGTAGTAGCAGCAGATGCTCGCTCAAAAAGAGATGGTAAATACCTAGAGAAAATCGGTACTTACAACCCAAACACTAATCCAGCAACTGTTGAGTTAGACCTTGACAGCGCAGTAAAATGGTTGCACAATGGTGCACAACCAACCGATACTGCAAAAGCAATCCTTTCTTACAAAGGTGCCTTATTGAAACACCACTTAGATGGAGGAGTTCGTAAAGGTGCTTTAACTCAAGAACAAGCGGATGCTAAATTAGCGGCTTGGTTAGAAGAAAAAGCAGCTAAAGTTAACGCTAAAAAAGATGGTTTATCAAAAGCACAAGCTGATGTTAAAGCAAAAGCGTTAAAAGCTGAAAAAGAAGTTAACGCTAAACGTATTGCTGCTGCGGCTCAAGCTGAAGCAGATGCTATTGCTGCTGCAACTCCTGCTGTAGAAGAAGAAGTTGCTGAAGAAGTTACTGAAGCTCAAGAAGAAGTTGCTGTTGAGGCTGTTGCTGAAGAAGTAGCAACGGAAGAAGCTCCTGCTGTTGAGGAAACTCCTGCTGCAGAAGAAGGTAACGAAGCAACTGAAGCATAA
- a CDS encoding RNA recognition motif domain-containing protein, protein MNIFVGSLPFSIEEADLRESFEAYGAVDSVKIITDKFTGRSKGFGFVEMPSDEEAQKAIDELNGATVQGRTIVVNKSEPKPEGERRSFNNNRGRDSRGGRGGY, encoded by the coding sequence ATGAACATTTTTGTGGGAAGTCTTCCATTCAGTATTGAGGAAGCAGATTTAAGAGAGTCTTTTGAGGCGTACGGAGCAGTAGATTCAGTTAAAATTATTACTGACAAATTTACTGGTAGAAGTAAAGGTTTTGGTTTTGTTGAAATGCCAAGCGACGAGGAAGCTCAAAAAGCAATTGACGAATTGAATGGTGCTACTGTTCAAGGGCGTACTATTGTAGTAAACAAATCAGAGCCTAAACCAGAAGGCGAAAGAAGAAGTTTTAACAACAACCGTGGTAGAGATTCACGCGGAGGTAGAGGAGGATATTAG
- the leuB gene encoding 3-isopropylmalate dehydrogenase, with translation MKFNIALLAGDGIGPEVINEAVKVSDAIAKKFNHEINWTPALTGACAIDAVGVPYPDETHEICMKADAVLFGAIGHPKYDNDPSAKVRPEQGLLLMRKKLGLFANVRPTFTFPSLIDNSPLKRERIEGTDLVFLRELTGGIYFGEKGRKDNGDTAFDNCVYTRAEVQRLAKKGFELAMTRSKKLCCVDKANVLETSRLWRETVQAMEKDYPEVEVSYEFVDAVAMRLVQWPNSYDVLITENLFGDILTDEASVISGSMGLMPSASVGEHTSLYEPIHGSYPQATGLNIANPLATILSAAMMFEDAFGLKAEADAIRAVVNKSLAEGIVTEDLAPKGAKAYKTSEVGDWLVANL, from the coding sequence ATGAAATTCAATATTGCTCTTTTAGCCGGAGACGGAATAGGACCAGAAGTAATTAATGAAGCTGTAAAAGTTTCGGATGCTATTGCAAAAAAATTCAATCACGAAATCAACTGGACTCCAGCATTAACAGGTGCTTGTGCTATCGATGCTGTTGGCGTTCCTTACCCTGATGAAACACACGAAATCTGTATGAAAGCAGATGCGGTTTTATTTGGCGCTATTGGACACCCAAAATACGACAACGATCCTTCAGCAAAAGTACGTCCTGAACAAGGATTGTTATTGATGCGTAAAAAATTAGGATTGTTTGCCAATGTACGTCCTACTTTCACTTTCCCATCTTTGATTGACAATTCTCCTTTAAAAAGAGAACGTATTGAAGGTACCGATTTAGTTTTCTTAAGAGAATTAACTGGCGGGATTTACTTTGGCGAAAAAGGAAGAAAAGACAACGGCGATACTGCTTTTGACAACTGTGTTTACACTAGAGCCGAAGTACAACGTTTGGCTAAAAAAGGTTTCGAATTAGCGATGACTCGTAGCAAAAAATTGTGTTGTGTGGACAAAGCCAACGTATTAGAAACGTCTCGTTTGTGGAGAGAAACTGTTCAAGCCATGGAAAAAGACTACCCAGAAGTGGAAGTATCGTATGAATTTGTAGATGCTGTTGCGATGCGATTGGTACAATGGCCTAATTCGTATGACGTATTAATTACTGAAAATTTATTTGGAGATATCTTAACAGATGAAGCTTCTGTAATTTCAGGATCAATGGGATTAATGCCGTCAGCATCTGTGGGAGAACATACTTCACTATACGAACCTATTCACGGGTCGTACCCACAAGCTACAGGATTGAATATTGCTAACCCATTGGCTACTATTTTATCTGCTGCCATGATGTTTGAAGATGCTTTTGGACTAAAAGCCGAAGCAGATGCCATTAGAGCAGTAGTCAACAAATCATTAGCGGAAGGAATTGTTACGGAAGATTTAGCACCAAAAGGAGCTAAAGCTTACAAAACAAGCGAAGTAGGCGATTGGCTAGTGGCTAATTTGTAA
- a CDS encoding alpha-isopropylmalate synthase regulatory domain-containing protein, which translates to MGKRKIEIMDTTLRDGEQTSGVSFSAAEKLTIAQLLLEELHIDRIEIASARVSEGEFQGVKGIMEWASAKGYTDKIEVLSFVDGGVSIEWMKKAGAKVQNLLTKGSLNHLTHQLKKTPEQHFSEIAQAIALAKENNIETNVYLEDWSNGMRNSPDYIFQYLDFLTQQPVKRILLPDTLGVLIPSETFEFVSKITTKYPNTHFDFHAHNDYDLSVANAIEAVKAGIHGLHVTVNGMGERAGNAPLESTVAVINDFIPEVNINVKESSLYSVSKLVETFTGYRIPANKPIVGDNVFTQTAGIHADGDNKNNLYFNDLLPERFGRKRKYALGKTSGKANIEKNLQELGLHLNQDDLKLVTQRIIELGDKKETVTKEDLPYIISDVLDSQTYEERITVESYVLVHSKGMRPSTTLCLKIDGEIIEENAQGDGQFDAFMNALAKIYKSKKMSLPKLVDYAVRIPPGSSSDALCETIITWVNNGKEFKTRGLDSDQTVAAIVATQKMLNVVSI; encoded by the coding sequence ATGGGAAAAAGAAAAATTGAAATAATGGACACGACGCTTCGCGATGGAGAACAAACCTCGGGAGTATCATTTTCTGCTGCAGAAAAATTAACCATTGCACAATTGTTGCTTGAAGAACTGCATATTGATCGTATTGAAATTGCTTCGGCGCGCGTTAGCGAAGGAGAATTTCAAGGAGTTAAAGGTATTATGGAATGGGCTTCTGCCAAAGGATATACAGATAAAATCGAAGTACTCTCTTTTGTAGACGGTGGCGTTTCTATAGAATGGATGAAAAAAGCAGGAGCCAAAGTTCAAAATTTATTGACCAAAGGTTCGCTCAACCATTTGACGCATCAATTAAAGAAAACACCCGAACAACATTTTTCTGAAATTGCACAAGCAATCGCTTTAGCAAAAGAAAATAATATTGAAACCAACGTCTATTTAGAAGATTGGAGCAACGGAATGCGCAATTCACCTGACTATATTTTTCAATACTTGGATTTTTTAACCCAACAACCTGTCAAAAGAATCTTATTACCGGATACTTTGGGTGTATTAATTCCGTCGGAGACATTTGAATTTGTTTCAAAAATTACAACCAAATACCCGAACACCCATTTTGATTTCCACGCTCACAACGATTACGATTTGAGTGTTGCCAATGCTATCGAAGCGGTAAAAGCAGGCATTCACGGATTACACGTTACCGTAAACGGAATGGGAGAACGCGCCGGAAATGCACCACTTGAAAGTACCGTAGCAGTAATCAACGATTTTATTCCAGAAGTAAACATCAACGTAAAAGAATCGTCTTTGTACTCGGTAAGTAAATTAGTCGAGACGTTTACAGGATATAGAATTCCAGCTAACAAACCGATTGTAGGAGATAACGTATTCACGCAAACTGCAGGAATCCATGCTGACGGAGACAACAAAAATAATTTATATTTCAATGATTTACTCCCAGAACGTTTTGGAAGAAAAAGAAAATATGCTTTAGGAAAAACTTCTGGAAAAGCCAATATCGAAAAGAATCTTCAGGAATTGGGGTTACACCTCAATCAAGACGATTTAAAATTGGTTACCCAACGAATTATCGAATTGGGTGACAAAAAAGAAACGGTTACCAAAGAAGATTTACCGTACATCATCTCAGATGTTTTGGATAGCCAAACCTACGAAGAACGTATTACTGTTGAGTCGTACGTATTAGTTCACTCCAAAGGAATGCGCCCTTCGACAACTCTTTGTCTAAAAATTGACGGAGAAATTATCGAAGAAAATGCACAAGGAGACGGACAATTTGATGCTTTTATGAATGCCTTGGCAAAAATTTACAAAAGCAAAAAAATGAGTTTACCCAAATTAGTAGACTACGCTGTGAGAATACCGCCAGGAAGTAGCTCGGATGCGTTATGTGAAACCATTATTACTTGGGTCAATAACGGCAAAGAATTCAAAACCCGCGGGCTGGATTCGGACCAAACCGTAGCCGCTATTGTGGCGACTCAAAAAATGCTGAACGTAGTAAGTATCTAA
- the leuD gene encoding 3-isopropylmalate dehydratase small subunit: protein MAYDKFNVLRSSAVPLPIENVDTDQIIPARFLKATKREGFGDNLFRDWRYNGDDTPKADFVLNNPTYSGKILVGGKNFGSGSSREHAAWAVYDYGFRAVVSSFFADIFKGNCLNIGVLPVQVSPEFAATIFSAIEADPKTELEINLPAQTITLLATGQSESFAINGYKKNNMINGFDDIDYLQNMKEDIVSFANELPY from the coding sequence ATGGCATACGATAAATTTAATGTTCTTAGAAGTAGTGCGGTGCCACTACCTATAGAAAACGTAGATACTGATCAAATTATACCAGCACGTTTCTTAAAAGCTACCAAACGTGAAGGTTTTGGCGATAATCTTTTCAGAGACTGGAGATATAATGGAGATGATACTCCAAAAGCAGATTTCGTTTTAAACAATCCAACTTACAGCGGAAAAATCCTTGTGGGCGGAAAGAACTTCGGTTCAGGTTCTTCTAGAGAACACGCAGCTTGGGCAGTTTACGATTACGGGTTCAGAGCGGTAGTTTCTAGTTTCTTTGCTGATATTTTCAAAGGAAATTGTTTAAATATTGGAGTACTTCCTGTTCAAGTAAGTCCAGAATTTGCAGCCACTATTTTCAGTGCTATTGAAGCAGATCCAAAAACAGAATTAGAAATCAATTTACCAGCACAAACGATTACTTTATTGGCTACAGGTCAAAGTGAGTCTTTCGCTATCAATGGATACAAAAAGAACAATATGATCAACGGCTTTGATGATATTGATTATTTACAAAATATGAAAGAAGACATCGTTAGCTTTGCTAACGAACTGCCTTACTAA